The Brassica oleracea var. oleracea cultivar TO1000 chromosome C6, BOL, whole genome shotgun sequence genome includes a region encoding these proteins:
- the LOC106300305 gene encoding probable N-acetylglucosaminyl-phosphatidylinositol de-N-acetylase isoform X2 codes for MAWLVATLSLIVIWVASIFKVFFGATSSSKAAVLDDGNKKNVLFVIAHPDDESMFFSPTINYLASSGYNLHMLCFSTGNADGMGSIRKDELHQACAVLRVPLEQLKVLDHPNLQDGFGQVWSHDLLAKVIGEEVSNHDIHTIITFDNYGVSGHCNHRDVHHGVLKFLQTNSERNIKAWELASLNIFRKYSGPIDIWLSIFSSKRNPSKAIIINEQPWKSYKAMAQHLSQWVWFRKLFVSFSSYTYANTLDRINT; via the exons ATGGCATGGCTTGTGGCTACTCTTTCACTGATTGTTATCTGGGTCGCTTCTATATTCAAAGTTTTCTTTGGAGCAACGTCTAGTTCCAAAGCTGCGGTTCTTGATGATG GTAACAAGAAAAATGTGTTGTTTGTCATCGCGCATCCTGATGATGAGTCAAT GTTCTTTTCTCCAACAATAAACTACTTAGCTTCCAGTGGCTACAACCTTCACATGTTATGCTTCTCCACTG GAAACGCTGATGGCATGGGAAGCATTAGGAAAGACGAGCTGCATCAGGCTTGTGCAGTGCTCAGG GTTCCTCTTGAACAGTTAAAAGTTCTGGACCATCCAAATTTACAG GATGGTTTTGGGCAAGTATGGAGCCATGATTTGTTAGCAAAGGTCATCGGTGAAGAAGTCAGTAATCACGATATTCACACG ATCATAACATTTGATAACTATGGTGTTTCTGGTCATTGCAATCACCGTGATGTGCACCATGGAGTATT AAAGTTCTTGCAGACTAATTCCGAAAGAAATATCAAAGCTTGGGAACTCGCAAGTCTTAATATCTTTCGCAAGTACTCTGGACCTATCGACATTTGGCTGTCAATTTTCTCCTCCAAAAGAAATCCGAGCAAGGCCATCATCATAAACGAGCAGCCTTGGAAAAGCTATAAAGCAATGGCACAACATTTAAGCCAATGGGTTTG GTTCCGAAAGCTTTTTGTTTCGTTTTCAAGCTATACATACGCAAATACACTTGATAGGATCAACACTTAA
- the LOC106300305 gene encoding probable N-acetylglucosaminyl-phosphatidylinositol de-N-acetylase isoform X1 translates to MAWLVATLSLIVIWVASIFKVFFGATSSSKAAVLDDGNKKNVLFVIAHPDDESMFFSPTINYLASSGYNLHMLCFSTGNADGMGSIRKDELHQACAVLRVLSKLSKKGSMIILLVIEVKKVFLLIYISNVMQVPLEQLKVLDHPNLQDGFGQVWSHDLLAKVIGEEVSNHDIHTIITFDNYGVSGHCNHRDVHHGVLKFLQTNSERNIKAWELASLNIFRKYSGPIDIWLSIFSSKRNPSKAIIINEQPWKSYKAMAQHLSQWVWFRKLFVSFSSYTYANTLDRINT, encoded by the exons ATGGCATGGCTTGTGGCTACTCTTTCACTGATTGTTATCTGGGTCGCTTCTATATTCAAAGTTTTCTTTGGAGCAACGTCTAGTTCCAAAGCTGCGGTTCTTGATGATG GTAACAAGAAAAATGTGTTGTTTGTCATCGCGCATCCTGATGATGAGTCAAT GTTCTTTTCTCCAACAATAAACTACTTAGCTTCCAGTGGCTACAACCTTCACATGTTATGCTTCTCCACTG GAAACGCTGATGGCATGGGAAGCATTAGGAAAGACGAGCTGCATCAGGCTTGTGCAGTGCTCAGGGTATTATCGAAATTGTCAAAGAAGGGATCTATGATAATTTTACTTGTTATTGAAGTGAAGAAGGTGTTTTTGCTAATATATATATCGAATGTGATGCAGGTTCCTCTTGAACAGTTAAAAGTTCTGGACCATCCAAATTTACAG GATGGTTTTGGGCAAGTATGGAGCCATGATTTGTTAGCAAAGGTCATCGGTGAAGAAGTCAGTAATCACGATATTCACACG ATCATAACATTTGATAACTATGGTGTTTCTGGTCATTGCAATCACCGTGATGTGCACCATGGAGTATT AAAGTTCTTGCAGACTAATTCCGAAAGAAATATCAAAGCTTGGGAACTCGCAAGTCTTAATATCTTTCGCAAGTACTCTGGACCTATCGACATTTGGCTGTCAATTTTCTCCTCCAAAAGAAATCCGAGCAAGGCCATCATCATAAACGAGCAGCCTTGGAAAAGCTATAAAGCAATGGCACAACATTTAAGCCAATGGGTTTG GTTCCGAAAGCTTTTTGTTTCGTTTTCAAGCTATACATACGCAAATACACTTGATAGGATCAACACTTAA